One genomic segment of Clostridium saccharoperbutylacetonicum N1-4(HMT) includes these proteins:
- the nusG gene encoding transcription termination/antitermination protein NusG, with the protein MSDRARWYVVHTYSGYENKVKANLEKAIENRNLEALIHDIQVPMEEVVEEKDGKQKVSLKKKFPGYVLVKMLMGDEAWYVVRNTRGVTGFVGPGSKPVPLSDEEVESMGVLEMPVDIDLEVGESIRIISGPLRDSVATIQEIIVEKHKVKALVEMFGRETLAELDFNQVEKLV; encoded by the coding sequence ATGAGTGATAGAGCAAGATGGTATGTAGTACATACATACTCAGGATACGAAAATAAAGTTAAGGCAAACTTAGAAAAAGCAATTGAAAACAGAAATCTTGAAGCATTAATCCATGATATACAAGTACCTATGGAAGAAGTGGTTGAAGAAAAAGATGGAAAACAAAAAGTTTCATTAAAGAAAAAGTTTCCTGGATATGTGCTTGTGAAAATGTTAATGGGTGATGAAGCTTGGTACGTTGTTAGAAATACTAGGGGCGTGACAGGATTTGTTGGTCCAGGATCTAAACCAGTTCCTCTGTCTGATGAAGAAGTTGAATCAATGGGTGTATTAGAAATGCCAGTTGATATTGATTTGGAAGTAGGGGAAAGCATAAGAATTATCTCAGGACCATTAAGAGATTCAGTGGCTACAATACAAGAGATAATTGTTGAAAAACATAAAGTGAAAGCTTTAGTAGAGATGTTTGGCAGGGAAACTCTTGCTGAATTAGACTTTAATCAAGTTGAAAAATTAGTTTAA
- the rplK gene encoding 50S ribosomal protein L11 — protein MAKKVTGMIKLQLQAGKATPAPPVGPALGQHGVNIMGFCKEFNAKTANQAGLIIPVVITVYQDRSFSFILKTPPAAVLIKKELGLESGSGVPNKTKVGKLTQDQLRKIAETKMPDLNAANVESAMRMIAGTARSMGVTIEE, from the coding sequence ATGGCTAAGAAAGTAACTGGAATGATTAAACTTCAACTTCAAGCAGGTAAGGCAACACCAGCTCCACCTGTAGGTCCAGCTTTAGGTCAACATGGTGTAAACATAATGGGATTCTGTAAGGAGTTCAATGCAAAAACTGCAAATCAAGCTGGTTTAATAATACCAGTAGTTATCACAGTTTACCAAGATAGATCTTTTAGTTTTATACTAAAGACTCCTCCAGCAGCAGTTCTAATCAAAAAGGAATTAGGGTTAGAAAGTGGTTCTGGAGTACCTAACAAAACAAAAGTTGGTAAATTAACACAGGATCAATTAAGAAAGATCGCTGAAACTAAGATGCCAGATTTAAATGCTGCAAATGTTGAATCAGCAATGAGAATGATTGCTGGAACAGCAAGAAGTATGGGCGTAACTATTGAAGAGTAA
- the rplA gene encoding 50S ribosomal protein L1, with protein MGKKYIESAKLIDKSALYNPVEALDLTLKTAKANFDETIELHVRLGVDPRHADQQVRGAVVLPNGTGKTVRVLVFAKGDKAAEAQQAGADFVGAEELVQKIQSENWFDYDVVVATPDMMGVVGRIGRVLGPKGLMPNPKSGTVTFDVAKAIEEIKAGKVEYRVDKTAIVHCPIGKKSFGTEKLKQNFTALMDALVKAKPAAAKGQYLKSVSVSSTMGPSAKINPTKALD; from the coding sequence ATGGGAAAAAAATACATTGAAAGTGCAAAGCTTATAGATAAGAGTGCATTATATAATCCAGTAGAAGCATTAGACCTTACATTAAAAACTGCAAAGGCTAACTTTGATGAAACTATTGAACTACATGTAAGATTAGGTGTAGATCCAAGACATGCTGATCAACAAGTAAGAGGTGCTGTTGTATTACCAAACGGAACAGGGAAAACAGTAAGAGTACTTGTATTTGCAAAAGGTGATAAAGCAGCAGAAGCGCAACAAGCAGGAGCAGATTTTGTTGGAGCTGAAGAATTAGTTCAAAAAATTCAAAGTGAAAATTGGTTTGATTATGATGTTGTTGTTGCAACTCCAGATATGATGGGTGTTGTTGGTAGAATTGGTAGAGTATTAGGACCAAAGGGATTAATGCCAAATCCAAAATCAGGAACAGTAACATTTGATGTTGCTAAAGCGATTGAAGAAATCAAAGCTGGTAAAGTTGAATATAGAGTTGACAAAACAGCTATAGTTCACTGCCCAATTGGAAAGAAATCATTTGGAACTGAAAAGTTAAAGCAAAACTTTACAGCATTAATGGATGCTTTAGTTAAAGCAAAACCAGCAGCTGCAAAAGGACAATACTTAAAATCAGTATCAGTTTCAAGCACAATGGGACCAAGTGCAAAAATTAATCCTACAAAAGCTTTAGATTAA
- the rplJ gene encoding 50S ribosomal protein L10, producing MNKNRELKEAKVAEIKEKLEKSKAVVLSKYQGLNVEEDTALRKNLREAGVEYKVYKNTLVILAAKELGLDGIVEHLEGPVSIAFGYEDVTVAARVLNDFAKDHKKLELKAGIVEGEIYDADKIKQLASIPSKEVLIAKLLGSIKSPISSFARVLSAIADSKGTESAE from the coding sequence ATGAATAAAAACAGAGAACTTAAAGAAGCTAAAGTTGCTGAAATTAAGGAAAAATTAGAAAAATCAAAAGCTGTTGTTCTTAGTAAGTATCAAGGGTTAAATGTAGAAGAAGATACTGCTCTTAGAAAAAATTTAAGAGAAGCTGGCGTTGAATATAAAGTATATAAAAATACTTTGGTTATTTTAGCAGCTAAAGAATTAGGCTTAGATGGTATAGTAGAACATTTAGAGGGACCTGTATCTATTGCGTTTGGTTATGAAGATGTAACAGTAGCAGCGAGAGTTCTAAATGATTTTGCTAAAGATCACAAGAAGTTAGAATTAAAAGCCGGTATTGTAGAAGGTGAAATCTATGATGCAGATAAGATTAAACAACTTGCATCAATACCATCAAAAGAAGTTCTTATTGCAAAACTTCTTGGAAGTATCAAGTCTCCAATATCAAGCTTTGCACGTGTATTAAGTGCTATTGCTGATAGTAAGGGAACTGAATCTGCAGAATAA
- the rplL gene encoding 50S ribosomal protein L7/L12: MTREDIIQAIKEMSVLDLNELVKACEEEFGVSAAAAVVAGGAVAGGAAAEEKTEFDVILASAGDNKIKVIKVVREITGLGLKEAKEIVDGAPKTLKEGVSKEEAEDMKAKIAEVGATVEIK; this comes from the coding sequence ATGACAAGAGAAGATATAATTCAAGCAATAAAAGAAATGAGCGTTTTAGACTTAAACGAATTAGTAAAGGCTTGTGAAGAAGAATTTGGAGTAAGTGCTGCTGCTGCTGTTGTAGCTGGTGGAGCTGTAGCTGGTGGAGCTGCTGCTGAAGAAAAAACTGAATTCGACGTAATATTAGCTAGTGCAGGAGATAACAAGATTAAAGTTATCAAAGTAGTAAGAGAAATAACTGGATTAGGATTAAAAGAAGCTAAAGAAATAGTTGATGGAGCTCCTAAGACATTAAAAGAAGGCGTTTCTAAAGAAGAAGCTGAAGACATGAAAGCTAAAATAGCTGAAGTTGGAGCTACTGTAGAAATCAAGTAA
- the rpoB gene encoding DNA-directed RNA polymerase subunit beta, with the protein MVHPVKVGKRTRMSFGKVNDVTEMPNLIEVQLDSYEWFLREGLHEVFDDINPITNFTGNLVLEFVDYKLDMENIKYSVEECKERDSTYAAPLKVSIRLQNNETGEIKEQEVFMGDFPLMTEQGTFLINGAERVIVSQLVRSPGVYYNYSIDKSGKKLFSSTVIPNRGAWLEYETDSNDIIYVRIDKTRKLSITILARAMGLGSDQELLDFFGEEERFRASIEKDNTKTKEEALLEIYKRLRPGEPPTVDSAISLIDTLFFDAKRYDLSRVGRYKFNKKLALNLRIANQVAATDIVNPQTGEIMVENGQKISRLMAEQIQNAGIKSVDVLIEDKVIRVISNNFVDLKKQVSFDVSDLGIKEMVHYPTLKEILDNFSDEKSIKEEIKKNINKLIPKHIIRDDIFATISYELGLAYGVGYVDDIDHLGNRRLRSVGELLQNQFRIGLSRMERVVKERMTIQDQEAITPQMLINIRPVAAAIKEFFGSSQLSQFMDQTNPLSELTHKRRLSALGPGGLSRERAGFEVRDVHHSHYGRMCPIETPEGPNIGLINSLATFAKVNEYGFIETPYRIVDKENSRATDEIRYFTADEEDQCLIAQAKTPMAENGQFIEKRVTVRHLDDVLVVPATEVDLIDVSARQMVSVATAMIPFLENDDATRALMGSNMQRQAVPLLNPQAPIVGTGIEFKAAVDSGVLPKAKNAGVVTYVSGSEIRIKRDSDGGTDIYKLLKFKRSNSGTCINQRPIVDLGELVYKNQVIADGPSTDLGEIALGKNIRMGFITWEGYNYEDAMLISEELVREDVFTSMHIEEYECEARDTKLGPEEITRDIPNVSEDALKDVDDRGIIRIGAEVRSGDILVGKVTPKGETELTAEERLLRAIFGEKAREVRDTSLRVPHGEAGIIVDIKVFTRENGDELNPGVNELVRCYIAQKRKISVGDKMAGRHGNKGVISRILPEEDMPFLPDGRPLQICLNPLGVPSRMNIGQVLEVHLGWAASHLGWHIATPVFDGATQEEITECLVKAGFNANAKTVLYDGRTGEPFDNLVTVGIMYILKLHHLVDDKIHARSTGPYSLVTQQPLGGKAQFGGQRFGEMEVWALEAYGAAHTLQEILTVKSDDVVGRVKTYEAIVKGENIPEPGVPESFKVLIKELQALCLDIKVLNDANEEVTLKEFVDEDMANLEVNIEGTEEVIMQEPEGTIADDSYDQNPDEDIDDIDYDESVDIEELETELELDDFNDEH; encoded by the coding sequence ATGGTACATCCTGTCAAAGTTGGAAAAAGAACAAGAATGAGTTTTGGTAAAGTTAATGACGTTACTGAAATGCCGAATTTAATTGAGGTACAATTAGATTCATATGAATGGTTTTTAAGAGAAGGGCTGCATGAAGTATTTGATGATATTAATCCTATCACAAACTTCACAGGGAATTTAGTGCTTGAGTTTGTAGATTACAAGCTTGATATGGAAAATATCAAGTATTCTGTTGAAGAATGCAAAGAAAGAGATTCAACATATGCAGCACCATTAAAAGTTTCGATTAGATTACAAAATAATGAAACAGGTGAAATTAAAGAACAAGAAGTGTTTATGGGTGACTTCCCATTAATGACAGAACAAGGTACCTTTTTAATTAATGGTGCTGAAAGAGTTATTGTAAGTCAGTTAGTAAGGTCGCCGGGAGTATATTACAATTACTCAATAGATAAGAGCGGTAAGAAATTATTTTCATCAACTGTAATCCCTAATAGAGGAGCATGGTTAGAATATGAAACAGATTCTAACGATATCATTTATGTAAGAATTGATAAAACTAGAAAATTATCGATAACTATTTTAGCAAGAGCAATGGGATTAGGAAGTGACCAAGAGTTATTAGACTTTTTTGGAGAAGAAGAAAGATTTAGAGCTTCAATAGAAAAGGATAATACTAAAACAAAAGAAGAAGCTTTACTTGAAATATATAAGAGATTAAGACCAGGTGAGCCACCAACTGTTGATAGTGCAATATCATTAATTGATACATTGTTCTTTGATGCAAAGAGATACGATCTATCTAGAGTTGGTAGATACAAATTCAATAAAAAACTTGCGTTGAATTTAAGAATTGCTAATCAAGTTGCAGCTACTGACATTGTTAATCCACAAACTGGTGAGATTATGGTTGAAAATGGCCAGAAGATAAGCAGATTAATGGCTGAACAAATTCAAAACGCTGGTATAAAATCTGTTGATGTATTAATAGAGGATAAAGTTATTAGAGTAATCAGCAATAATTTTGTTGATTTGAAGAAACAAGTTTCATTTGATGTTTCTGATTTAGGAATAAAAGAAATGGTACACTATCCAACATTAAAGGAAATATTAGATAATTTCTCAGATGAGAAAAGCATTAAAGAAGAAATAAAGAAAAATATTAATAAGCTTATTCCAAAACATATTATAAGAGACGATATATTTGCAACTATTAGTTATGAATTAGGATTAGCTTATGGAGTAGGTTATGTTGATGATATAGATCATCTAGGAAATAGAAGATTAAGATCTGTAGGTGAATTATTGCAAAATCAATTCAGAATTGGTTTATCTAGAATGGAGAGAGTAGTTAAAGAAAGAATGACTATTCAAGATCAAGAAGCAATAACTCCTCAAATGTTAATTAACATAAGACCAGTAGCAGCGGCTATTAAAGAATTCTTTGGTAGTTCACAATTATCGCAATTCATGGATCAAACTAATCCATTATCAGAACTTACACATAAAAGAAGATTATCAGCGTTGGGGCCAGGAGGTCTTTCAAGAGAAAGAGCTGGTTTCGAAGTAAGAGACGTTCACCATTCACATTATGGTAGAATGTGTCCGATTGAAACACCAGAAGGTCCTAATATAGGATTAATAAATTCATTGGCTACTTTCGCAAAGGTTAATGAGTATGGCTTTATTGAAACACCGTATAGAATTGTAGATAAAGAAAATTCGAGAGCTACTGATGAAATTAGATATTTTACAGCTGACGAAGAAGATCAATGCTTAATTGCTCAAGCAAAAACACCGATGGCTGAAAATGGTCAATTCATAGAAAAAAGGGTTACAGTTAGGCATTTAGATGATGTTTTAGTTGTCCCAGCAACAGAAGTTGATTTGATTGACGTATCTGCAAGACAAATGGTATCTGTAGCAACTGCTATGATTCCGTTCCTTGAAAATGATGATGCTACAAGAGCACTTATGGGATCTAACATGCAACGTCAAGCAGTTCCATTGTTAAATCCACAAGCACCAATTGTTGGAACAGGAATAGAGTTTAAAGCAGCTGTAGATTCAGGTGTATTGCCAAAGGCAAAAAATGCAGGTGTTGTTACTTATGTATCAGGTAGTGAAATTAGAATCAAAAGAGATTCTGATGGAGGAACTGATATATATAAGCTATTAAAGTTTAAGCGAAGTAACTCTGGAACATGTATAAACCAAAGACCTATAGTTGATTTAGGAGAATTGGTTTACAAGAACCAAGTAATTGCAGATGGTCCGTCTACAGATTTAGGAGAAATTGCACTAGGTAAGAATATAAGAATGGGATTCATAACTTGGGAAGGTTATAATTACGAAGATGCTATGCTTATTTCTGAAGAATTAGTAAGAGAAGATGTATTTACATCTATGCATATAGAAGAATATGAATGTGAAGCAAGAGATACTAAGCTTGGACCAGAAGAAATCACAAGAGATATTCCAAATGTAAGTGAAGATGCTCTTAAAGATGTAGATGATAGAGGTATCATAAGAATTGGTGCAGAAGTAAGATCAGGAGATATATTAGTTGGAAAAGTAACACCTAAGGGTGAAACTGAACTAACTGCAGAAGAAAGATTATTAAGAGCAATCTTTGGTGAAAAAGCTAGAGAAGTTAGAGATACATCTTTAAGAGTACCTCATGGAGAAGCTGGAATAATAGTTGATATTAAAGTTTTTACAAGGGAAAATGGGGATGAATTAAATCCTGGAGTAAATGAACTTGTAAGATGTTATATCGCACAAAAAAGAAAAATATCTGTAGGAGACAAAATGGCTGGGCGTCATGGTAATAAAGGGGTTATCTCTAGAATATTACCAGAAGAAGATATGCCGTTTTTACCAGATGGTAGACCGCTTCAAATATGCTTAAATCCACTTGGAGTACCTTCGCGTATGAATATCGGGCAAGTACTTGAAGTACATTTAGGTTGGGCAGCTAGTCATTTAGGTTGGCATATAGCTACACCAGTATTTGATGGAGCTACTCAAGAAGAAATTACAGAATGTTTGGTAAAAGCTGGATTTAATGCTAATGCTAAAACTGTATTATATGATGGTAGAACAGGAGAGCCTTTTGACAATCTAGTAACTGTAGGTATAATGTATATATTAAAACTTCACCATTTGGTAGATGACAAAATACATGCAAGATCTACAGGTCCATATTCACTAGTTACTCAACAGCCATTAGGAGGTAAAGCTCAATTTGGAGGTCAAAGATTTGGTGAAATGGAAGTTTGGGCTTTAGAAGCATATGGTGCGGCGCATACATTACAAGAAATATTGACTGTTAAATCAGATGATGTTGTAGGTAGAGTTAAGACATATGAAGCTATAGTCAAAGGTGAAAATATACCTGAACCAGGAGTTCCAGAATCATTTAAGGTTCTTATTAAAGAACTTCAAGCATTATGCTTAGATATTAAGGTTTTAAATGATGCAAATGAAGAAGTGACTTTAAAAGAATTTGTTGATGAAGATATGGCAAACCTGGAAGTTAACATAGAAGGTACTGAAGAAGTAATTATGCAAGAACCAGAAGGAACAATAGCTGATGATAGTTATGATCAAAATCCAGATGAAGATATAGATGATATTGATTATGATGAGAGTGTCGATATTGAAGAGCTTGAGACAGAATTAGAACTAGATGATTTTAATGATGAACACTAA
- the rpoC gene encoding DNA-directed RNA polymerase subunit beta': MFELNNFDAIQIGLASPEQIRQWSRGEVKKPETINYRTLKPERDGLFCERIFGPMKDWECHCGKYKRVRYKGIVCDRCGVEVTKAKVRRERMGHIELAAPVSHIWYFKGIPSRMGLILDMSPRALEKVLYFASYIVIDPKETPLLKKQLLNEKEYREAVDKYGDESFVAGMGAEAIQELLREIDLENGSKELKEELKQSTGQKKVRIIRRLEVVESFRKSGNNPEWMVVNVIPVIPPDLRPMVQLDGGRFATSDLNDLYRRVINRNNRLKKLLDLGAPDIIVRNEKRMLQEAVDALIDNGRRGRPVTGPGNRPLKSLSDMLKGKQGRFRQNLLGKRVDYSGRSVIVVGPELKMYQCGLPKEMAIELFKPFVMKKLVQDGIAHNIKSAKRMVERVLPQVWDVLEEVIADHPVLLNRAPTLHRLGIQAFQPVLVEGRAIKLHPLACTAYNADFDGDQMAVHLPLSVEAQAEARFLMLAATNILKPSDGKPVCVPTQDMVLGSYYLTMDRNEAKGDGMVFSSKDEAIMAYQVKEIDIHAQINVRMFRTVDGVSKSKIIKTTVGKIIFNESIPQNLGLVNRENEEEMFNLEVDFLVTKKSLGKIIDQCYMKHGPVKTSIMLDNIKALGYHYSSIGAVTVASSDIIVPDSKYELLKEADETIEKIEKMYKRGFISDEERYERVIEKWTQTTEDVANALMDSLDKFNPIYMMADSGARGSKSQIKQLAGMRGLMASPSGKIIELPIRASFKEGLDVLEYFSSTHGARKGNADTALKTADSGYLTRRLVDVSQDVIVREEDCGVEDGIVVSEIKEGNETIEELRERLIGRYTAEDIIDPNNGDVIYPRNEYMDPYAADKIVSAGVKKVKIRSVFTCKCKVGVCAKCYGMNMATAKKIDIGEAVGIIAAQSIGEPGTQLTMRTFHTGGVAGADITQGLPRVEELFEARKPKGLAIVSEITGSVKMEETKKKRTVIVMSSDGEERSYDIPFGSRLKVNEGDYIEAGDEITEGSVNPHDIMSIKGIDGARRYLLSEVQKVYRLQGVDINDKHLEVVVRQMTRKIKILESGDSDLLPGTMIDMFDFHEENARVREFGGEEAKGEQTLLGITKAALATDSFLSAASFQETTRVLTEAAIKGKVDPLVGLKENVIIGKLIPAGTGMMRYRSLKVETDNQLVEEAVTEVVEE, encoded by the coding sequence TTGTTTGAATTAAATAATTTTGATGCAATACAAATTGGCTTAGCATCTCCAGAGCAAATAAGACAATGGTCAAGAGGAGAGGTTAAAAAGCCTGAAACAATTAACTACAGAACTTTAAAGCCAGAAAGAGATGGTTTGTTCTGTGAAAGAATTTTTGGACCAATGAAAGATTGGGAATGTCATTGTGGAAAATATAAAAGAGTAAGATATAAAGGCATAGTTTGTGATAGATGTGGAGTTGAAGTCACAAAAGCTAAAGTTAGAAGAGAAAGAATGGGGCATATAGAATTGGCTGCCCCGGTATCTCACATTTGGTACTTTAAAGGAATTCCATCAAGAATGGGATTAATTTTGGATATGTCACCAAGAGCTTTAGAAAAAGTTTTATATTTTGCATCTTATATAGTAATTGACCCAAAAGAAACTCCGTTATTGAAGAAACAGCTTCTTAACGAAAAAGAATATAGAGAAGCTGTAGATAAATATGGAGATGAAAGTTTCGTAGCTGGAATGGGAGCAGAAGCTATTCAAGAATTGCTTAGAGAAATTGACTTGGAAAATGGTTCAAAGGAATTAAAGGAAGAACTTAAGCAAAGTACTGGGCAAAAAAAGGTTAGAATTATAAGAAGACTTGAAGTAGTAGAATCTTTTAGAAAGTCAGGAAACAATCCAGAATGGATGGTTGTAAATGTAATACCAGTAATACCACCAGACTTGAGACCTATGGTTCAATTAGATGGGGGAAGATTTGCAACATCTGATTTAAATGACTTATATAGAAGAGTTATTAATAGAAACAACAGATTGAAGAAACTATTAGATTTAGGGGCTCCGGATATAATAGTAAGAAATGAAAAAAGAATGCTTCAAGAAGCTGTGGATGCACTTATCGATAATGGTAGAAGAGGAAGACCAGTAACTGGACCAGGAAATAGACCTTTAAAATCATTATCAGATATGCTTAAAGGTAAGCAAGGAAGATTTAGACAAAACTTACTTGGAAAAAGAGTTGACTACTCAGGTAGATCAGTTATAGTTGTTGGACCAGAATTGAAAATGTACCAATGTGGATTACCAAAAGAAATGGCTATAGAGTTATTTAAGCCATTTGTAATGAAGAAGTTGGTTCAGGATGGAATTGCTCATAATATAAAGAGTGCTAAAAGAATGGTTGAAAGAGTATTGCCTCAAGTATGGGATGTTTTAGAAGAAGTAATTGCAGATCATCCAGTATTGCTTAACCGTGCGCCTACTTTACATAGACTAGGTATTCAAGCATTCCAACCAGTTTTAGTAGAAGGTAGAGCTATTAAGTTGCATCCACTAGCATGTACAGCTTACAATGCAGACTTTGATGGAGATCAGATGGCTGTCCATCTTCCACTTTCAGTTGAAGCACAAGCTGAAGCAAGATTTTTAATGTTAGCAGCAACAAACATTTTAAAACCATCAGATGGTAAGCCAGTATGTGTACCAACACAAGATATGGTTTTGGGATCATACTATCTAACTATGGATAGAAATGAAGCCAAAGGTGATGGTATGGTATTCTCTAGTAAAGACGAAGCTATAATGGCATATCAAGTTAAGGAAATTGACATCCATGCTCAAATAAATGTTAGAATGTTTAGAACTGTTGATGGAGTTTCAAAGTCTAAAATAATCAAAACAACTGTTGGAAAGATTATATTTAATGAATCTATACCGCAAAACTTAGGCTTAGTTAATAGAGAGAATGAAGAAGAAATGTTCAATTTAGAAGTTGATTTCTTGGTTACTAAAAAGTCTTTGGGAAAAATAATCGATCAATGCTATATGAAACATGGTCCAGTTAAGACATCTATAATGCTTGATAATATCAAAGCTTTAGGATATCATTATTCATCAATTGGAGCTGTTACAGTTGCATCATCAGATATAATAGTACCAGATTCTAAATATGAATTACTTAAAGAAGCAGATGAAACAATTGAAAAGATTGAAAAGATGTATAAAAGAGGATTCATTTCAGATGAGGAAAGATATGAACGAGTTATAGAAAAATGGACTCAAACTACTGAAGATGTTGCTAATGCATTAATGGATAGTCTTGATAAGTTCAACCCTATATATATGATGGCTGACTCAGGAGCCAGAGGATCAAAATCTCAAATCAAGCAATTAGCTGGTATGAGAGGACTTATGGCAAGTCCATCTGGTAAGATTATCGAGTTACCAATTAGAGCTTCATTTAAAGAAGGATTAGATGTTCTTGAATATTTCTCATCTACACATGGTGCTAGAAAAGGTAATGCAGATACAGCTTTAAAAACTGCGGATTCAGGATATTTGACAAGAAGACTTGTTGATGTATCACAAGATGTTATAGTAAGGGAAGAAGACTGTGGTGTAGAAGATGGAATTGTTGTAAGTGAAATAAAAGAAGGCAATGAAACTATCGAAGAATTAAGAGAAAGATTAATTGGAAGATATACTGCTGAAGATATTATTGATCCTAATAATGGAGATGTGATTTATCCAAGAAATGAATATATGGATCCATATGCAGCAGATAAGATTGTTTCAGCAGGAGTTAAGAAAGTAAAAATCAGATCAGTATTTACTTGTAAATGTAAAGTTGGAGTTTGTGCTAAATGTTATGGTATGAACATGGCTACTGCTAAAAAGATTGATATAGGTGAAGCTGTTGGAATAATAGCTGCACAATCAATTGGGGAACCAGGAACTCAGCTTACTATGAGAACATTCCATACAGGTGGAGTTGCTGGAGCAGATATTACCCAGGGGTTACCTAGAGTTGAAGAATTATTTGAAGCTAGAAAGCCAAAGGGACTTGCAATTGTAAGTGAAATTACTGGTAGTGTAAAAATGGAAGAAACGAAGAAAAAGAGAACAGTGATAGTTATGAGTTCAGATGGTGAAGAACGTAGCTATGATATACCGTTCGGTTCGAGATTAAAAGTGAATGAAGGAGATTACATTGAAGCCGGAGATGAAATTACAGAAGGTTCGGTAAATCCTCATGATATTATGAGCATAAAAGGTATAGATGGAGCAAGAAGATATTTACTTTCGGAAGTTCAGAAAGTTTATAGACTACAAGGTGTTGATATTAATGATAAGCATTTAGAGGTAGTTGTTAGACAAATGACTAGAAAAATAAAAATTCTTGAATCAGGAGATTCAGATTTATTGCCAGGAACTATGATTGATATGTTTGATTTTCATGAGGAAAATGCTAGAGTTAGAGAATTTGGCGGAGAAGAAGCAAAAGGAGAACAAACTCTACTAGGTATTACTAAAGCAGCATTAGCAACTGATAGTTTCTTATCGGCGGCTTCGTTCCAAGAAACCACAAGAGTATTAACGGAAGCAGCAATTAAAGGAAAAGTTGATCCTTTAGTTGGATTGAAAGAAAATGTAATAATTGGTAAGTTGATTCCAGCTGGTACTGGAATGATGAGATATAGATCTTTAAAAGTAGAAACAGATAACCAATTAGTAGAAGAAGCAGTTACAGAAGTGGTTGAAGAATAG
- the rpsL gene encoding 30S ribosomal protein S12 gives MPTISQLVRKGRKTTAVKSTAPALKECPQKRGVCTVVKTTTPKKPNSALRKIARVRLTNGYEVTAYIGGVGHNLQEHSVVLIRGGRVKDVPGVRYHIVRGALDCAGVANRLQGRSKYGAKKPKQK, from the coding sequence ATGCCAACTATTAGCCAATTGGTAAGAAAAGGTAGAAAGACAACAGCAGTTAAGTCAACTGCACCAGCACTTAAAGAATGTCCACAAAAAAGAGGAGTATGTACAGTAGTTAAAACAACAACTCCTAAGAAACCTAACTCAGCGTTAAGAAAAATTGCCAGAGTAAGATTGACAAATGGATATGAAGTAACTGCATATATTGGTGGAGTGGGCCACAACTTACAAGAACATAGTGTTGTTCTAATAAGAGGTGGAAGAGTTAAAGACGTTCCTGGTGTTAGATACCATATTGTAAGAGGTGCATTAGATTGTGCTGGAGTAGCTAACAGATTACAAGGAAGATCAAAGTACGGTGCTAAGAAACCTAAACAAAAATAG
- the rpsG gene encoding 30S ribosomal protein S7, which yields MPRKGHIAKRDVLPDPVYNSKVVTKFINSIMEDGKKGVAQKICYEAFELMAKRSGKEALEVFEEAMNNVMPLLEVKARRIGGATYQVPIEVRPERRQTLGIRWMLIAARKRGEKLMSERVAGELLDASNNTGAAVKKREDTHKMAEANKAFAHYRY from the coding sequence GTGCCAAGAAAAGGACATATTGCAAAAAGAGATGTATTACCAGATCCAGTGTACAATTCAAAAGTTGTTACTAAATTTATAAACAGCATAATGGAAGATGGTAAGAAGGGTGTTGCCCAAAAGATATGCTATGAAGCATTTGAATTAATGGCAAAAAGAAGTGGAAAAGAAGCTTTAGAGGTATTTGAAGAAGCTATGAATAACGTAATGCCATTACTTGAAGTTAAAGCTAGAAGAATAGGTGGTGCTACATATCAAGTTCCAATAGAAGTTAGACCTGAAAGAAGACAGACATTAGGAATAAGATGGATGTTAATAGCAGCAAGAAAAAGAGGCGAAAAGCTAATGAGTGAAAGAGTTGCTGGTGAATTATTAGATGCATCTAATAACACAGGAGCAGCTGTTAAGAAGAGAGAAGATACTCATAAAATGGCAGAAGCTAATAAAGCATTTGCTCATTACAGATACTAA